In Leptolyngbyaceae cyanobacterium, one DNA window encodes the following:
- a CDS encoding S-layer family protein — MKLNKFRSIWFWLLSVEIFIALPSFGQIVPDAANATLRNRSVGTTLTPNVEINGIPSDRIDGGTINGTNLFHSFQEFNIQFGRGAYFTNPEGITNILTRITGINPSNINGTLGVLGNANLFFLNPNGIIFGAGARLDLKGSFLATTANSILFDKGFAFSANNEQTPSPLLNISVPIGLQFGSDPGAIAVQETGHNARLSETTRVSELDNTLVGLQVQPGRTLALVGGNLALNGGLLSAPGGRIELGSVTGGSADLSSTPEGFALSYPNISTFGNIEIGGRALVSVAGTNAGAIEMQGQKISISDGSIVLVQNQGDFAAGNIAIDATNSLQITGKTPDFSSSSSLVNETISSGAAGNILITTPQLTIDRGGFILNRTFSAAPGGNIIVNADDVRVNGYAPGDPNAFRAISLMLAASIGEGKGGNIAISTQNLSISAGGNVAARPYSQGNGGNVTVKADTIEVNSTGAPRGFYFSLLSAATFGTGNAGNLTIDTRTLSVRSGGRVSASSILFGDAGALTINASESIDITGVKNELSPSYVGTAVLPPGNLPSNANSGTTTINTPVLNITDGATVFVRNIGLGRAGILNIDAGRVQLDNRGNISASTRSGEGGNINLQISDFLQMRQGSFISAEAGGSGNGGNIAINVPTIASLENSNITANAMQGRGGNIQITTQGIFRSLDSSITASSQLGVSGIVDISTPDLEQHQVLVTSPTNFLQEDQTIASSCLTRRNIQQGRFVATGNGGLAETPDNVLTFYEVARVQSIGSLESKKNRQLETVNSRQPDRPMQEATGFAFTPDGQLALVLARDKITSPQNLTCTN; from the coding sequence ATGAAATTAAATAAATTCCGCTCGATTTGGTTTTGGCTGTTGTCAGTGGAGATTTTTATCGCACTGCCAAGTTTCGGTCAAATTGTCCCCGATGCTGCTAACGCAACGCTTCGCAACCGCTCGGTAGGAACTACACTAACGCCAAATGTGGAGATTAACGGCATACCGAGCGATCGCATCGATGGCGGCACGATTAACGGTACTAATTTATTTCACAGCTTCCAAGAATTCAATATCCAATTCGGCAGGGGAGCATACTTTACTAACCCAGAAGGAATTACCAATATTCTCACTAGAATTACAGGCATTAATCCTTCCAACATCAACGGCACTTTGGGCGTATTAGGTAATGCCAATCTATTTTTTCTTAACCCGAACGGGATTATTTTTGGTGCGGGAGCGAGACTGGATCTCAAAGGTTCATTTCTAGCTACCACGGCTAACAGCATTTTGTTTGACAAAGGTTTTGCCTTCAGTGCTAATAATGAGCAAACTCCTTCGCCCCTATTGAACATCAGCGTGCCGATCGGCTTACAATTTGGGAGCGATCCGGGAGCGATCGCCGTCCAAGAAACGGGACACAACGCACGGTTAAGCGAGACAACTCGCGTTTCGGAATTAGATAACACGCTGGTCGGATTACAGGTGCAGCCAGGAAGAACACTAGCCTTGGTCGGTGGTAATCTAGCTTTGAATGGGGGGTTACTCTCGGCACCAGGAGGACGTATTGAGTTAGGGAGCGTGACGGGAGGAAGTGCAGACTTAAGTTCTACCCCCGAAGGATTTGCACTCAGTTATCCCAATATTTCTACCTTTGGCAATATCGAGATCGGAGGACGCGCATTAGTTTCCGTTGCTGGTACTAATGCAGGTGCGATCGAAATGCAAGGGCAGAAAATCAGCATCTCGGATGGGTCGATCGTATTAGTACAAAATCAAGGCGACTTCGCCGCAGGCAATATCGCGATCGATGCTACGAATTCGCTGCAAATAACTGGCAAAACACCAGATTTTAGTAGTTCCAGTAGTTTAGTAAATGAAACGATATCTTCTGGCGCTGCGGGAAACATTCTGATTACCACTCCACAATTAACTATCGATCGCGGTGGTTTTATACTCAACCGCACCTTTAGTGCCGCGCCTGGTGGCAACATTATCGTCAATGCCGATGACGTGCGAGTAAACGGTTATGCACCGGGAGACCCAAATGCTTTTCGAGCGATTAGCCTGATGTTAGCTGCTTCCATCGGCGAGGGAAAAGGTGGAAATATCGCCATTTCTACGCAAAATTTGTCGATTTCAGCAGGCGGTAACGTGGCAGCGAGACCCTATAGCCAGGGCAACGGTGGCAATGTGACGGTGAAGGCAGATACGATCGAAGTGAACAGCACCGGAGCGCCAAGAGGTTTTTATTTTAGCCTCCTATCTGCGGCAACTTTCGGAACTGGTAATGCAGGAAATCTGACAATTGACACCCGCACGCTGTCAGTGCGATCGGGCGGAAGAGTATCTGCTTCCAGCATACTTTTCGGAGATGCAGGTGCGCTGACGATTAATGCGTCTGAATCGATCGATATCACTGGAGTCAAAAATGAATTGAGTCCGAGTTATGTCGGTACTGCCGTTCTTCCTCCTGGAAATCTACCTTCCAACGCTAATTCAGGGACTACCACGATTAATACTCCAGTCCTTAACATCACTGATGGCGCAACGGTTTTTGTCCGAAACATCGGTCTTGGTAGAGCAGGTATCCTCAATATCGATGCGGGTAGAGTGCAACTGGATAATCGGGGAAACATTTCGGCATCTACGCGATCGGGTGAAGGCGGCAATATTAACCTTCAGATATCAGATTTCTTGCAAATGCGTCAGGGTAGCTTCATCAGTGCAGAGGCGGGTGGTAGCGGTAATGGTGGCAATATAGCCATCAATGTTCCCACGATCGCCAGTTTAGAAAATAGCAACATTACCGCCAATGCCATGCAAGGTCGAGGTGGGAATATTCAAATTACTACTCAAGGTATTTTTCGCTCTTTGGATAGCAGTATTACTGCCTCTTCTCAATTGGGAGTAAGTGGCATCGTCGATATTTCTACTCCTGATTTAGAGCAACATCAAGTTTTGGTAACATCCCCGACTAATTTTCTCCAGGAAGACCAAACAATAGCCAGCAGTTGTCTGACTAGGCGAAACATTCAGCAGGGAAGATTTGTAGCTACTGGTAATGGGGGATTAGCAGAAACACCAGATAATGTGCTAACTTTCTACGAAGTAGCCCGGGTGCAATCTATTGGTTCTTTAGAGAGTAAAAAAAATCGACAACTGGAAACCGTAAATTCCAGACAACCCGATCGCCCAATGCAAGAAGCAACGGGATTTGCGTTTACCCCCGATGGACAATTAGCTTTGGTGTTAGCAAGAGACAAAATTACTTCTCCTCAAAATTTAACTTGTACCAATTAA
- a CDS encoding filamentous hemagglutinin N-terminal domain-containing protein, translating to MKLAKLRLIWFCLLPIEISIALPSFGQITPDRTVGTTVTPNAETNTDRIDGGTIRGSNLFHSFQEFNIESGRSVYFSNPEGITNIFNRITGSNASHINGTLGILGNANLFLLNPNGIIFGAGARLDLKGSFVATTADRIDFADRTFFSASNPQASPLLTISVPIGLQFGSNPGAIVVQGTEHTAQFTFFTDVSGLNPDSYNLKVKPGNTLALIGGNLSLEGGLLSASGGRIELGSVTNGSAILNPHPQGWTMTYPATNRFGNIQMNQKALADVSGFTGGSVQMQGQQVNIESGSLVLVQNQGNQPAGNITVNAIESLHISGIAPDLSNPSSVISETRSTGAAGNITLTSPLIQIKNGGVVRNRTFSDGRGGDIILNATNQLEVSGQTGIGLFAGSSQIFATTHADGMGGNVSITTQNFSITNGGQVGARTYNSGLGGDLMVQADSILILSPTPPPGGIYGVTTAPSLLSVSTFGSGNTGNLTINTRTLSVQNGGILSASTLDRGNAGTLRIDASESVEVKDGVSQQDTSYIGAAGLSFRGFGGDLRGDAGQVTIDTPILKVSNGARIFVQNQGPGNAGTLRINADRIQLETGGNISASTKVGEGGNIDLQIADLLQMRRGSFISAEAGGSGNGGNITLDAATIVNLENSNITANAVQGRGGNIQISTQGIFLSADSNITASSQLGVSGIVDISTPNLEQQQVLVTSVTNFINSDRVIASSCLIQRNHQQERFVVTGNGGLPEIPDNMLMPYEVAQVRTFDRLQQRSDRTSEASNSRQPDYSIQEATGFNFTTDGKVALVVDKGEISSPTELTCSN from the coding sequence ATGAAATTAGCTAAATTGCGCTTAATTTGGTTTTGTCTGTTACCAATTGAGATTTCGATCGCGCTGCCAAGCTTCGGTCAAATAACACCCGATCGCACTGTCGGAACTACCGTCACGCCAAATGCCGAAACCAATACCGATCGCATTGATGGCGGTACGATTCGCGGCAGCAATTTGTTCCACAGTTTTCAAGAATTCAATATCGAATCTGGCCGAAGTGTTTATTTCAGTAACCCAGAAGGAATTACTAACATTTTTAATAGAATAACTGGTAGTAATGCTTCTCACATTAATGGCACTTTAGGAATTTTAGGGAATGCCAACCTATTTTTGCTCAATCCCAACGGCATTATTTTCGGTGCAGGTGCGAGACTAGACCTGAAAGGGTCATTTGTCGCGACTACAGCCGATCGCATTGACTTTGCCGATCGCACTTTTTTCAGCGCTAGCAATCCCCAAGCTTCTCCTCTACTGACAATTAGCGTGCCGATCGGCTTACAATTTGGTAGCAATCCGGGAGCGATCGTCGTGCAAGGAACAGAACACACTGCACAATTTACTTTTTTTACCGACGTTTCCGGCTTGAATCCCGACTCATACAACTTAAAAGTTAAACCTGGAAACACCCTTGCCTTAATCGGTGGCAATTTGTCCTTGGAGGGGGGATTGCTCTCCGCATCTGGAGGGCGCATTGAATTGGGCAGTGTCACAAATGGCAGCGCCATTCTCAATCCCCATCCTCAAGGATGGACAATGACTTATCCAGCGACCAACCGCTTCGGCAACATCCAGATGAACCAAAAGGCCCTTGCTGATGTGAGCGGCTTCACGGGCGGCTCAGTGCAAATGCAAGGCCAACAAGTCAATATTGAAAGTGGCTCACTGGTCTTGGTACAAAATCAGGGAAATCAGCCGGCTGGCAATATTACAGTTAACGCGATCGAATCGTTGCACATTAGCGGAATTGCCCCAGACTTAAGCAACCCTAGCAGTGTCATCAGTGAAACACGATCGACGGGAGCGGCGGGAAACATTACCCTGACATCTCCTCTGATCCAGATTAAGAATGGAGGTGTCGTCCGCAACCGTACCTTTAGCGATGGCCGGGGGGGTGACATCATTTTGAATGCTACCAACCAGTTAGAAGTCTCAGGTCAAACAGGGATAGGACTCTTTGCAGGAAGTAGTCAAATCTTTGCAACAACTCATGCCGATGGTATGGGAGGTAATGTGTCCATCACCACCCAAAACTTTTCTATCACCAATGGCGGTCAGGTGGGAGCTAGAACCTATAACTCAGGGCTGGGTGGCGATCTTATGGTTCAGGCGGATAGCATCCTTATCCTTAGTCCGACCCCTCCGCCTGGGGGTATATATGGAGTGACTACAGCCCCTTCTCTACTCTCAGTTTCAACCTTTGGCTCTGGAAATACAGGCAACCTCACTATTAACACCCGCACTTTGTCAGTTCAAAATGGTGGAATTCTATCAGCCTCTACTTTAGATCGAGGAAATGCCGGCACGCTCAGGATCGATGCGTCTGAGTCGGTCGAAGTTAAGGATGGAGTCTCCCAGCAAGATACTAGCTATATTGGTGCGGCTGGGCTTAGTTTTAGGGGTTTTGGAGGGGATCTCCGTGGAGATGCCGGTCAGGTGACGATCGACACACCGATTCTGAAAGTCAGCAATGGTGCCCGAATCTTTGTGCAGAACCAAGGCCCAGGTAATGCCGGCACTTTGAGGATTAATGCCGATCGAATCCAACTGGAAACCGGGGGCAACATTTCAGCCTCTACCAAAGTCGGTGAAGGCGGCAACATTGACCTCCAGATTGCTGACCTTTTGCAAATGCGTCGTGGGAGTTTTATCAGTGCAGAGGCGGGTGGTAGCGGCAATGGTGGCAACATTACCCTTGATGCTGCCACGATCGTCAATTTAGAAAACAGCAACATCACCGCCAATGCAGTACAAGGTCGAGGCGGTAATATTCAAATTTCTACCCAAGGTATTTTTCTTTCTGCCGATAGCAATATCACCGCTTCTTCTCAACTGGGAGTAAGCGGTATCGTCGATATTTCTACTCCCAATTTAGAGCAACAGCAAGTTCTAGTAACATCTGTAACTAATTTTATTAATTCAGACCGAGTGATAGCCAGCAGTTGTCTGATTCAACGCAACCATCAACAGGAAAGATTTGTCGTCACGGGGAACGGCGGCTTGCCAGAAATACCAGATAATATGCTGATGCCTTATGAAGTAGCGCAGGTGAGAACTTTCGATCGCTTACAGCAGAGAAGCGATCGAACATCAGAAGCTAGTAATTCTAGGCAACCAGATTACTCAATTCAAGAAGCGACGGGATTTAACTTTACTACAGATGGAAAAGTAGCACTGGTAGTAGATAAAGGTGAGATTTCTTCTCCTACAGAGTTAACTTGTAGCAATTAA
- a CDS encoding CHAT domain-containing protein, with translation MNILKIIYAHLRASAVNLRLKIKPYTLQTKLCLFAIGFFICLGWHALTTQSIAITIDKNVTQNNHQLIVQNLQTSGGDEGSIRYNAGQYQEAIAIWQSALSQTSERQQKAIIYSNLGTAYRQIGNLGDALANWEKAAQIYRSFSDSESRRFLAQVLTEQAQAYNALGQFRQAMPILQSAIDIARKNQDKITEASAQGVLGNIHSAAGEFDKAIAAYQSSLDLATTLKNSIFISTNLNNLGSVYNRRYQRYLLQANAAEREGDDKEKTRLMDLAKQDEISARSAYERALQESKSLGGIPQARALLNLARFWQQLPTPKTDAIDNYFNQAIALLEKTPDSRAKAYTLINAAEILGNANRQQLKAQTLQKAIAITRNIADKRAESFAMGALGRVYEQAQNWEVAMQLTQQAALAAQQANAADSLYRWQAQIGRIYKAKGQNQPAITSYKDAIVTLQSIRSDLAAASKDLQFDLRDSVEPVYRELIALLLNESEKSSGEDAKTKIEDALQVVELLQLAELQNFFGDECTEVARDQSDPLAEVARTNTATINSIILKDRTYSILRLPDGSVKQYEVALSRQEVEKQIDRLRFTLEDISTDEYLAESQKVYNWLIAPMAADLEKAKPSTLLFINDGVLRNVPMAALYDGKQYLVEKYAIATTLGLHLTANQRSDLANANALIFGLSTEIPPFAPLPNVPKETQGIQEIVGGVRFLDKDFTLANLEKQINKGSYPIVHLATHGKFGADPNSTFLQVFDRRISLNEFEEVLRQSKNPIELLTLSACQTAAGNDRSTLGIAGVALRSGVQTTFASLWFVNDADTLPLIENFYKLLQQPGITKAEALRQAQIKLITDPNGHPAIWSPFVLVGNWQ, from the coding sequence ATGAACATATTAAAAATTATCTACGCCCATCTGCGTGCATCTGCGGTAAATCTGCGGTTAAAAATCAAACCTTACACCTTACAAACTAAACTATGCTTATTTGCGATCGGCTTTTTTATTTGTTTGGGTTGGCACGCCTTAACCACTCAATCGATCGCTATTACAATAGACAAAAACGTTACGCAAAACAATCATCAATTAATTGTACAAAACCTCCAAACTAGCGGAGGAGACGAAGGCAGCATTCGCTACAATGCCGGACAATACCAAGAAGCGATCGCAATTTGGCAGTCCGCACTCAGCCAAACATCCGAGCGCCAACAAAAAGCCATAATTTATAGTAATTTAGGCACGGCTTATCGCCAAATCGGAAATTTAGGAGATGCGCTCGCGAATTGGGAAAAAGCCGCCCAAATTTATCGATCTTTCTCGGATTCAGAATCTCGCCGTTTCTTAGCCCAAGTATTGACCGAACAAGCACAAGCTTACAACGCTTTAGGACAATTTCGCCAAGCGATGCCGATTTTACAGTCTGCGATCGATATAGCGCGAAAAAATCAAGACAAAATCACCGAAGCATCCGCTCAAGGAGTGTTAGGAAACATCCATTCTGCGGCTGGAGAATTCGATAAAGCGATCGCCGCTTACCAAAGCAGTTTAGATTTAGCAACCACACTTAAAAATTCTATTTTCATTAGCACGAATTTAAATAACTTGGGCAGCGTTTACAATCGTCGCTATCAACGTTATTTACTACAAGCTAATGCAGCAGAACGAGAAGGAGATGACAAAGAAAAAACTCGCCTGATGGATTTAGCAAAACAAGATGAAATATCGGCTCGCTCGGCTTACGAAAGAGCGCTGCAAGAAAGCAAATCATTAGGTGGGATACCCCAAGCCAGAGCATTACTTAATTTAGCTCGTTTCTGGCAGCAATTACCAACACCGAAAACCGATGCGATCGATAATTATTTCAATCAAGCGATCGCGCTTTTAGAAAAAACCCCCGACTCTCGCGCCAAAGCTTACACCTTAATCAATGCAGCAGAAATTTTAGGAAATGCCAATCGCCAACAATTAAAAGCTCAAACCTTACAAAAAGCGATCGCCATTACCAGAAACATCGCAGACAAACGCGCTGAATCCTTTGCGATGGGAGCTTTAGGACGAGTTTACGAACAAGCCCAAAACTGGGAAGTAGCGATGCAACTTACCCAGCAAGCCGCATTAGCCGCTCAACAAGCAAATGCCGCCGATAGCCTTTATCGTTGGCAAGCACAAATAGGACGCATTTACAAGGCAAAAGGACAAAACCAACCAGCAATTACATCTTACAAAGATGCGATCGTCACCCTCCAAAGTATTCGCAGCGACTTAGCTGCTGCTAGCAAAGATTTGCAATTTGACTTAAGAGATTCCGTCGAGCCAGTTTATCGCGAATTAATCGCTTTACTACTCAACGAAAGCGAAAAATCATCTGGTGAAGATGCCAAAACCAAAATTGAAGATGCCCTGCAAGTTGTCGAACTATTACAATTAGCTGAATTGCAAAACTTTTTCGGCGATGAATGCACGGAAGTAGCGCGAGATCAAAGCGATCCGCTCGCTGAAGTAGCCCGCACCAACACCGCCACGATCAACTCGATTATTTTAAAAGATCGCACTTATTCGATTTTGCGCTTACCAGATGGCTCGGTCAAACAGTATGAAGTAGCTTTGTCTCGTCAAGAAGTAGAAAAACAAATCGATCGCCTGCGATTTACATTAGAAGATATTTCCACAGATGAATACTTAGCAGAAAGCCAAAAAGTTTATAATTGGCTGATCGCACCAATGGCGGCAGATTTAGAAAAAGCCAAACCCAGCACGCTGCTATTTATTAACGATGGCGTGTTGAGAAATGTACCGATGGCGGCTTTGTACGACGGCAAACAATATTTAGTAGAAAAATACGCGATCGCCACCACGCTAGGTTTACATCTAACTGCCAATCAAAGATCGGATTTAGCTAATGCCAATGCTTTAATTTTTGGTTTGAGTACCGAAATTCCTCCTTTCGCTCCCTTACCCAACGTTCCCAAAGAAACTCAAGGAATTCAAGAAATCGTGGGAGGAGTGCGATTTTTAGATAAAGATTTCACCTTAGCTAATTTAGAAAAACAAATTAACAAAGGCAGTTACCCGATCGTTCACTTAGCAACTCACGGTAAATTTGGTGCCGATCCTAATAGTACCTTCTTACAAGTGTTCGATCGACGAATCTCGCTCAACGAATTTGAAGAAGTACTGCGCCAAAGTAAAAATCCGATCGAACTACTAACCTTGAGTGCTTGCCAAACTGCGGCGGGGAACGATCGCTCTACCCTTGGCATTGCCGGTGTTGCATTGCGATCGGGAGTGCAAACCACTTTTGCCAGCCTTTGGTTTGTCAACGATGCCGATACTTTACCGCTAATTGAAAACTTTTACAAACTGCTCCAACAACCGGGAATTACAAAAGCAGAAGCCTTGCGACAAGCACAAATAAAATTAATTACCGATCCGAACGGTCATCCAGCAATTTGGTCGCCGTTCGTATTAGTTGGTAATTGGCAGTGA
- a CDS encoding filamentous hemagglutinin N-terminal domain-containing protein, with the protein MNRACFRCIIPNFAVIFGFLVAASTSAQIIPDPTLPNHSTVNLSGNTIKIEGGTRAGSNLFHSFQELSVPTGKEAFFNNAIDIQNIFSRVTGGNISHIDGSIKANGNANLFLLNPAGILFGPNARLNIGGSFVGTTANSIRFADGVEFSATNPPATPLITLSVPVGLQMGQNPGSIAVQGTGHRLIRDLFFPTNRNNNPKGFRVTPGNTLALIAGGIVLEGGVLTAESGQIELGSANNGTVNFNANSSRWSFDYSNIQQFDDIQFSQQALADTSGEKPGSIHLQGRNISFTEGSAALILNLGNTVSGDIIVNASESLEMGGNSASGFPNTLLNTDNAGNGSGGNLVVSTGRVILQDGAVIAARNFGSGNVGNVSIDSKESIQIMGFSPINPRFASVILTLEFGSGKGGDVRVSTRQLNIQNGGAISTITYGIGEGSDLAINASELIEIAGENPIIFTPSGIAVTSFNLGNTGQLTIDTSRLSVQDGATVSAATQSPGNSGNLMINAASSIEVSGVGAISGQPSKISAGATVLTPTFQQAFGLPPLPTGNTGDLIINTPRLQISNRGIVSASHEGIGNAGNLFINANSIDLDRAGSVTAATNSGEGGSMNLQTNTLIARNGSSVSTTAGGSGNGGNMTIASGIVVGLENSDITANAFQGNGGNIQITTEGIFLSADSNITASSQLGISGTVNISNLNLQAQNLVVLPTNYFVSQAPVIASSCLTQRNGQQGRFVVTGNGGLSETPDHLAMPYEAAQVRNSGQLRASRNRSSQTTNSRQANPSIQEATGWAFTPDGKLALINNQSQPNSPENLTCSS; encoded by the coding sequence ATGAATCGCGCTTGCTTTCGCTGTATTATTCCGAATTTTGCTGTTATTTTCGGTTTTTTGGTAGCAGCTTCTACTTCAGCCCAAATTATTCCCGATCCGACTCTACCAAACCACTCTACCGTCAATCTTAGCGGTAATACTATTAAAATCGAAGGCGGTACTCGCGCTGGCAGCAACTTATTTCACAGCTTTCAAGAATTATCCGTTCCTACAGGTAAGGAAGCTTTTTTTAACAATGCGATCGATATCCAGAACATTTTCAGTCGCGTCACGGGTGGGAATATTTCTCACATTGACGGCTCGATTAAAGCTAATGGAAACGCTAATTTATTTCTGCTCAATCCGGCTGGAATACTGTTTGGCCCTAATGCTAGGTTAAATATTGGTGGCTCGTTTGTAGGTACGACTGCAAACAGTATTCGATTTGCTGATGGAGTGGAATTTAGCGCTACAAATCCCCCAGCCACACCCTTAATAACTCTCAGCGTTCCCGTTGGTTTGCAGATGGGACAAAACCCAGGCTCGATCGCCGTCCAAGGTACGGGACATCGTTTGATTCGGGATTTATTCTTTCCCACCAACCGAAACAACAACCCGAAAGGCTTTCGTGTCACTCCTGGCAACACCTTAGCACTGATAGCCGGAGGCATTGTTTTGGAGGGGGGTGTATTAACTGCCGAATCAGGACAGATCGAACTCGGTAGCGCTAATAACGGAACCGTAAATTTCAACGCCAATTCTTCTAGATGGAGTTTTGATTATTCCAATATTCAACAATTTGACGACATCCAATTTTCTCAACAAGCCCTTGCTGATACTAGCGGCGAAAAGCCTGGTTCCATACATTTACAGGGTAGAAATATCAGTTTCACTGAAGGTTCTGCTGCCCTAATACTGAATCTAGGTAATACGGTATCTGGCGATATTATCGTTAATGCTTCCGAGTCTTTGGAAATGGGAGGAAATAGCGCTTCCGGATTTCCGAATACCTTATTAAATACCGACAATGCGGGCAATGGTTCTGGAGGCAATCTGGTGGTATCTACTGGAAGGGTTATATTGCAGGATGGGGCAGTAATTGCAGCTAGAAACTTCGGGAGCGGAAACGTAGGTAATGTATCGATCGACTCTAAAGAGTCTATTCAAATTATGGGGTTTTCACCAATTAATCCCCGGTTCGCAAGTGTCATTTTAACGCTCGAATTTGGTTCTGGAAAAGGTGGTGATGTGCGAGTTTCAACTAGGCAATTAAATATCCAAAATGGAGGTGCTATCTCAACTATTACTTACGGTATTGGAGAGGGAAGCGATCTGGCGATTAACGCTTCTGAATTGATTGAAATAGCAGGAGAAAATCCGATTATTTTTACTCCTAGCGGGATAGCAGTGACATCATTCAATCTGGGAAATACAGGTCAATTAACGATCGATACTTCTAGACTCAGCGTGCAGGATGGGGCAACTGTCAGCGCTGCCACTCAAAGCCCTGGAAATTCAGGTAACTTGATGATTAATGCTGCCTCTAGCATCGAAGTAAGCGGTGTCGGTGCTATCTCCGGTCAACCCAGCAAAATTAGTGCAGGCGCGACCGTTCTTACTCCCACTTTTCAGCAAGCATTTGGACTTCCTCCTTTACCTACAGGTAACACGGGAGACTTAATTATCAATACTCCGCGATTGCAAATTAGCAACAGAGGAATTGTTAGTGCTAGCCATGAAGGAATTGGCAATGCTGGGAATCTTTTCATTAACGCTAATTCTATCGATCTCGATCGCGCTGGCAGTGTTACGGCGGCAACTAATTCCGGTGAAGGTGGCAGTATGAATCTGCAAACTAATACTCTGATCGCACGTAATGGCAGTAGCGTTAGCACCACTGCTGGTGGTAGTGGCAATGGCGGTAACATGACGATCGCATCTGGGATCGTAGTCGGTTTAGAAAATAGCGACATCACCGCTAATGCTTTTCAAGGAAATGGCGGTAACATCCAAATTACTACTGAAGGAATTTTTCTTTCTGCCGATAGCAATATCACTGCTTCTTCTCAATTGGGAATTAGCGGTACTGTTAATATCTCCAACTTGAACTTACAAGCGCAAAATTTGGTAGTTCTTCCCACTAACTATTTTGTCAGCCAAGCACCAGTCATTGCCAGCAGTTGTTTGACTCAACGCAATGGTCAACAAGGACGCTTTGTGGTGACTGGAAATGGTGGTTTATCCGAAACACCAGATCATCTGGCGATGCCATACGAGGCAGCCCAAGTGAGAAATTCGGGTCAGTTACGGGCTAGCAGAAATCGATCGTCACAAACAACCAATTCTAGGCAAGCTAATCCGTCAATTCAAGAAGCAACTGGCTGGGCGTTTACTCCAGATGGAAAATTAGCCTTGATAAATAATCAAAGCCAGCCAAATAGTCCTGAAAATTTAACTTGTTCGAGCTAA